From Strigops habroptila isolate Jane chromosome 1, bStrHab1.2.pri, whole genome shotgun sequence, a single genomic window includes:
- the EML3 gene encoding echinoderm microtubule-associated protein-like 3 isoform X3: protein MFLRGRPITMYVPSGLGPYGGLRTELPPERLQLDWVYGYRGRDSRSNLHVLASGELVYFMACVVVLLHVPLRRQRHYLRHSDCVRCLAVHPDRLRVATGQAAGVDKDGKLLQPVVYIWDSATLLTLQQIGLGSFERGVGSLAFSTADHGAFLCVVDDSNEHMMSVWDCARGTKLVEVKSTNESVLAVEFNPQDSSSVITSGKSHIYFWTWSGATLTKKQGIFGKYKKPKFIQCFIFNADGDVLTGDSEGNILTWTRVTGDGCTPGKGVKETYQIGQQTRAHEGSIFTLCHRRDGTVLSGGGKDRRVVCWSPALALLQEAELPERFGAVRTIAEGPGDELLVGTTRNALLRGTLDTGFTPIVQGHTDKVWGLATHPSCCLFLTCGHDRQLCLWDGQEHALAWSLALEDTGLCADFHPGGQLVAVGLLTGRWLVLDMTTQQLLAGGSDGNEQLSVVRFSPDGSFLAIGSHDNFIYIYSVTEGGRKYTRFGRCTGHSSFITHLDWSKDGHFIMSNSGDYEILYWDIAGGCKLLRNRFESRDREWASYTCVLGFHVFGVWPDGSDGTDINSLCRSHHERLVAVADDFCKVHLFQYPCACPKAPSHVYGGHGSHVTNVRFTHDDEHLISLGGKDTSVFQWRVLGGPTPPCSRSPCTPEPGVDPDSR, encoded by the exons ATGTTCCTGCGGGGCCGCCCCATCACCATGTACGTGCCCTCGGGGCTGGGCCCCTATGGGGGGCTGCGGACTGAGCTGCCCCCCGAGCGCCTCCAGCTCGACTGGGT CTACGGGTACCGGGGCCGGGACAGCCGCTCCAACCTGCACGTGCTGGCCTCGGGCGAGCTCGTGTACTTCATGGCCTGCGTGGTCGTCCTCCTGCACGTGCCGCTGCGCCGCCAGCGCCACTACCTGCGCCACAGTGACTGCGTGCGCTG CCTGGCCGTGCATCCCGACCGGCTCCGCGTCGCCACAGGGCAGGCGGCTGGTGTCGATAAGGACGGCAAG ctgctgcagcccgtCGTGTACATCTGGGACTCGGCCACACTGCTCACGCTGCAGCAGATCGGCCTTGGCAGCTTTGAGCGCGGCGTGGGCTCCCTCGCCTTCTCCACCGCT GACCACGGTGCCTTCCTTTGCGTGGTGGACGACTCCAACGAGCACATGATGTCAGTGTGGGACTGTGCCCGTGGCACCAAGCTGGTGGAGGTGAAG AGCACGAACGAGTCGGTGCTGGCAGTGGAGTTCAACCCTCAGGACAGCAGCAGCGTCATCACCAGCGGCAAGTCTCACATCTACTTCTGGACCTGGAGTGGGGCCACCCTCACCAAGAAGCAGGGCATTTTTGGG AAATACAAGAAGCCCAAGTTCATCCAGTGCTTCATCTTCAACGCTGACGGGGACGTGCTGACGGGTGACTCTGAGGGCAACATCCTGACCTGGACCCGTGTCACTGGTGATGGCTGCACACCAGGGAAGGGCGTCAAAG agacGTACCAGATCGGGCAACAGACGCGGGCACACGAGGGCAGCATCTTCACCCTGTGCCACCGGCGGGACGGGACAGTGCTGAGTGGTGGCGGCAAGGACCGGCGCGTGGTGTGCTGGAGCCCCGCGCTcgccctgctgcaggaggctgag cTCCCCGAGCGCTTCGGGGCAGTGAGGACCATTGCAGAGGGACCTGGGGACGAGCTGCTGGTGGGGACAACCCGCAACGCGCTGTTGCGGGGAACACTGGACACCGGCTTCACACCCATTGTGCAG GGGCACACGGACAAGGTGTGGGGCTTGGCCACCCaccccagctgctgcctcttcctcaCCTGCGGCCACGACcggcagctctgcctgtgggACGGGCAGGAGCACGCGCTGGCCTGGAGCCTGGCTCTGGAG GACACGGGGCTCTGTGCTGACTTCCACCCCGGGGGGCAGTTGGTGGCCGTGGGGCTGCTGACAGGGCG ATGGCTGGTGCTGGACATGACAACGCAGCAGCTGCTGGCCGGGGGCTCAGATGGGAACGAGCAGCTCTCGGTGGTACGGTTCTCCCCAG ACGGCTCCTTCTTGGCCATCGGCTCCCACGACAATTTCATCTACATCTACAGCGTCACCGAGGGCGGACGCAAGTACACCCGCTTTGGGCGCTGCACA GGCCACTCCAGCTTCATCACCCacctggactggtccaaggaTGGTCACTTCATCATGTCCAACTCGGGGGACTATGAGATCCTCTACT ggGACATCGCTGGGGGCTGCAAACTGCTCCGCAACCGCTTTGAGAGCCGGGACCGCGAATGGGCGTCCTATACCTGTGTGCTGGGCTTCCATGTCTTTG GTGTATGGCCTGATGGCTCGGACGGCACAGACATCAACTCCCTGTGCCGGTCCCACCATGAGCGCTTGGTGGCCGTGGCCGATGACTTCTGCAAAGTTCATCTCTTCCAGTACCCCTGCGCCTGCCCCAAG GCGCCGAGCCACGTGTACGGGGGCCACGGCAGCCACGTCACCAACGTGCGCTTCACCCACGACGACGAGCACCTCATCTCGCTCGGGGGCAAGGACACCAGCGTCTTCCAGTGGCGGGTGCTGGGGGGGCCAACACCACCCTGCAGCCGCTCGCCCTGCACCCCTGAGCCCGGCGTGGACCCCGACTCGCGCTGA